In the genome of Pseudanabaena mucicola str. Chao 1806, the window AATAAATGATTTCTAGCGCTTTTTGATATCTTTTGCCATATTTAAGAAGATATCCATACTGGAATCTACACGAGCATTGCTTAGTTTCGGCTCAAACTTAGGTTGAGGAGCCGATTCAGAAGCTTTGCTGCTAGGAACTTCTAATTCAGAACCTTCAATTTTTTCAGTAGCAGAAACGATTTCTACAACCTTTGCTCCTTGAACACCATTAATGGTTGGGAATGTTTTCTTTACTGTCTTGGGAGTACGCATATAATCAATATCACCAAGGGTTTTTGCGGAATCTGTATCTAAAAAATATGAATTTTCTGATTTTTCAGAATCATCACCTTGATCTTTTTTGCCAAACAATCCAAAAATTGCCATCTATTTACTCTTTTTGCCTAAAGTTAAAGGGAATCTGTATTTATATCGCTGTATGTAACATTTTAGCAATATAAATCTATAAAAATAAATAAACTGACAAATAAAACACGAAAACCCAGAAATTTAGGAAATCATTGCCATGCTTTCGTATAGCGTATCCACATTTAGCGTGGGTATCGCTATATTTTGTGATAAATTTCGGGAGTGGTTTCCCCTTGGACAAATATTTCTTGACCATGAATCACCGTATGTAATTGCCAAGTGGAAACTGTATCAGGATAATCGAGACGGAAATGTGCACCACGACTTTCCGTGCGAAATAGAGCAGATTTGACTAGTAAATAGGCAAAGTCAATCAGGTTATGGGTTTCTGCCCACAGGCGCGTTTTGCTCCGCAAGGTGGAAATTTCCTGTTGTAGGTTTTGGATCTGGGCGATCGCTGTCTCCATTGCCTCCGCATTACGACAAATACCAGCAGATCGCCATGTTAATTCTCGCAATTCTTGGCGAATGGTGGCGATCCGATCTTGGGATGCGTCAGTAGCGTTAATATCTGGGAAATTCAAAGTATCAATACTGAAGTCAATCTGAGAATCACAAGTTTGCTCACTCTTGTGCTGCATCATATCTTGAGCGACCTTTTCGGCAAGACGTACTCCAAAGACAAAGCATTCTAAAAGGGAATTGCTCGCTAGGCGATTCGCACCATGCACGCCTGTGCTAGAGCTTTCACCCACTGCATATAAACCTGTGATCGAACTTGCGCCCCATGTGTCAGTGACGATTCCACCCATGCAGTAATGGGCAGCAGGTGTAACGGGGATCGGTTGGGAAAAGAGATCAACCTGCCATTTTTTACAAATTTTAATGATGTTGGGAAAACGATAGGCTATACGATCTCGAGCTATAGGTGATAAGTCTAAAAATACGGTTGGCTCGCCCGTTTTTTGTAAATGTTGAAAGATGGCTCGACTGACTACATCCCGAGGGGCGAGTTCGCCCTTTGGGTGATAGGCAAAGGCAAACTGATCGCCTCTA includes:
- the nadB gene encoding L-aspartate oxidase, giving the protein MEFRKFDAIVIGGGAAGLYTALSLSDSLAEHYASQEQEWKIALITKDNLTISASDWAQGGIAAVIDRNDSVQLHIEDTLRAGAGLCEREAVEVLVSKAKPQIHKLLEFGVDFDRLQDKSLALTLEAAHSRRRVLHAADATGRELVSTLARRVIDRPNIQVLEGVLVLDVLLEKSSAGDRCGGVTCIELKQDPDKLISLLAPVTVLATGGGAQVFSQNTNPPASTGDGVAIAWRAGAKVRDLEFVQFHPTALAIEGAPRFLISEAVRGEGAHLIDHRGDQFAFAYHPKGELAPRDVVSRAIFQHLQKTGEPTVFLDLSPIARDRIAYRFPNIIKICKKWQVDLFSQPIPVTPAAHYCMGGIVTDTWGASSITGLYAVGESSSTGVHGANRLASNSLLECFVFGVRLAEKVAQDMMQHKSEQTCDSQIDFSIDTLNFPDINATDASQDRIATIRQELRELTWRSAGICRNAEAMETAIAQIQNLQQEISTLRSKTRLWAETHNLIDFAYLLVKSALFRTESRGAHFRLDYPDTVSTWQLHTVIHGQEIFVQGETTPEIYHKI